In Roseisolibacter agri, the following proteins share a genomic window:
- a CDS encoding response regulator, producing MKRILVVEDNADLAGGLQRNLEHEGHRVSVAGTADAALALALRDAPDLVVLDLGLPDRDGYHVLEQLRERGCQSPVLILSARGLESDKVRGFRLGADDYVTKPFGVVELMARIGAHLRRASAAEKPAGDGTLSDDALRDRFALTDREIQVARLLALGASNAEIGEALGIAAMTARNHTERVLLKLGASTRARVGAMLRGQVPWSAV from the coding sequence ATGAAGCGCATACTCGTCGTCGAGGACAACGCCGATCTCGCCGGCGGCCTGCAACGCAACCTGGAGCACGAGGGGCACCGCGTCTCCGTCGCCGGCACCGCCGACGCCGCGCTCGCGCTCGCGCTGCGCGACGCGCCCGACCTCGTGGTGCTCGATCTGGGCCTCCCCGACCGCGACGGCTACCACGTGCTGGAGCAGCTGCGCGAGCGCGGCTGCCAAAGCCCCGTGCTGATCCTCAGCGCGCGCGGGCTCGAGTCCGACAAGGTGCGCGGCTTCCGCCTGGGCGCCGACGACTACGTCACCAAGCCGTTCGGCGTCGTCGAGCTGATGGCGCGCATCGGCGCGCACCTGCGCCGCGCGTCGGCGGCGGAGAAGCCGGCCGGCGACGGCACGCTGAGCGACGACGCGCTGCGCGACCGCTTCGCGCTCACCGACCGCGAGATCCAGGTCGCGCGCCTGCTCGCCCTCGGCGCCTCCAACGCGGAGATCGGCGAGGCGCTCGGCATCGCGGCGATGACGGCCCGCAACCACACCGAGCGCGTGCTGCTGAAGCTCGGCGCCTCGACGCGCGCGCGCGTGGGCGCGATGCTGCGCGGCCAGGTGCCCTGGTCTGCCGTATGA
- a CDS encoding sensor histidine kinase, protein MTAWWRALRARGWRSLVVTGALFGTMLISVAGAWAVREAWIEHQHSVETALDEYARYAARAFAEQVTESGILLRSQVNAVTSLPADVHPLTLAEYAAAAGAVLDGRLGKERDPGRGYFRLDLRTGRYEALGAAADIPRMRDTLPHLARDHAKRHDTYYAVVFSNVRAPGNVITVTTASQRNRDGSQVAVFGYLTSRSVLVRTLPGTVPRRASMLLPPSQVGTRWVYGADTIPDTLVALQRIDEDGTEVFHTPQRYTSDARGEFVFRGLTSTKTVATLHPDLVRELRAEYLHPERQRLQLVLPVLALLLAGAGTLHLRRERELQQARRDFVASVSHELRTPLAQIRMFSETLQLRRERDDEERMRWLGVIGREARRLGDLVENILLFSHIDAARVRLEPERTDIGELVEEVVEAYVPVAEQRQMRLVADAPSRIYALVDPRALRQVVVNLLDNALKYGPSGQTVSLEVERCTLPEGPCVRLFVSDQGPGVPRADRARLWQPFVRLGGAGHNAGGSGIGLSVVRSLVEQHGGTVAVEDAPGGGARFVVVIPLGAGMPTPATTAEMRAAVAPNRAAEQTHVPS, encoded by the coding sequence GTGACCGCCTGGTGGCGCGCGCTGCGCGCGCGCGGCTGGCGCTCGCTCGTCGTCACGGGCGCGCTGTTCGGCACGATGCTCATCTCCGTGGCCGGCGCGTGGGCCGTGCGCGAGGCGTGGATCGAGCACCAGCACTCCGTCGAGACGGCGCTCGACGAGTACGCGCGCTACGCGGCGCGCGCGTTCGCGGAGCAGGTGACCGAGTCCGGGATCCTGCTGCGCTCGCAGGTCAACGCGGTGACGAGCCTCCCCGCCGACGTCCACCCGCTGACGCTCGCCGAGTACGCGGCGGCGGCGGGCGCGGTGCTCGACGGGCGGCTGGGGAAGGAGCGCGATCCGGGGCGCGGCTACTTCCGCCTCGACCTGCGCACCGGCCGGTACGAGGCCCTGGGCGCGGCCGCGGACATCCCGCGCATGCGCGACACGCTGCCGCACCTCGCGCGCGACCACGCGAAGCGGCACGACACGTACTACGCCGTCGTCTTCTCGAACGTGCGCGCGCCGGGGAACGTCATCACGGTGACGACCGCGTCGCAGCGCAACCGCGACGGGTCGCAGGTGGCGGTGTTCGGCTACCTGACGTCGCGCAGCGTGCTCGTACGCACGCTGCCCGGCACCGTGCCGCGCCGCGCGTCGATGCTGCTGCCGCCGTCGCAGGTCGGCACGCGCTGGGTCTACGGCGCCGACACGATCCCCGACACGCTGGTCGCGCTGCAGCGCATCGACGAGGACGGCACGGAGGTGTTCCACACGCCGCAGCGCTACACGTCGGACGCGCGCGGCGAGTTCGTGTTCCGCGGGCTCACGAGCACCAAGACGGTCGCGACGCTGCACCCCGACCTGGTGCGCGAGCTGCGCGCGGAGTACCTGCACCCCGAGCGCCAGCGGCTGCAGCTGGTGCTGCCCGTGCTCGCGCTGCTGCTCGCCGGCGCGGGCACGCTGCACCTGAGACGCGAGCGCGAGCTGCAGCAGGCGCGGCGCGACTTCGTGGCCAGCGTGTCGCACGAGCTGCGCACGCCGCTGGCGCAGATCCGCATGTTCAGCGAGACGCTGCAGCTGCGCCGCGAGCGCGACGACGAGGAGCGCATGCGCTGGCTCGGCGTCATCGGCCGCGAGGCGCGCCGCCTGGGCGACCTGGTCGAGAACATCCTCCTCTTCTCGCACATCGACGCCGCGCGCGTGCGCCTGGAGCCCGAGCGCACCGACATCGGCGAGCTGGTGGAGGAGGTGGTCGAGGCCTACGTGCCGGTGGCCGAGCAGCGGCAGATGCGCCTCGTGGCGGACGCGCCGTCGCGCATCTACGCGCTCGTGGACCCGCGCGCGCTGCGGCAGGTGGTCGTGAACCTGCTCGACAACGCGCTCAAGTACGGGCCGTCGGGCCAGACGGTGTCGCTCGAGGTCGAGCGGTGCACGCTCCCCGAGGGGCCGTGCGTGCGGCTGTTCGTGAGCGACCAGGGGCCGGGCGTGCCGCGCGCCGACCGCGCGCGGCTCTGGCAGCCGTTCGTGCGGCTGGGCGGCGCGGGCCACAACGCGGGCGGCAGCGGCATCGGGTTGAGCGTGGTGCGCAGCCTGGTCGAGCAGCACGGCGGCACGGTGGCCGTCGAGGACGCGCCCGGCGGCGGCGCGCGCTTCGTCGTCGTGATCCCGCTCGGCGCCGGCATGCCCACGCCCGCGACGACGGCCGAGATGCGCGCGGCCGTGGCGCCGAACCGCGCAGCGGAGCAGACGCACGTCCCGTCGTGA